A stretch of the Arachis stenosperma cultivar V10309 chromosome 6, arast.V10309.gnm1.PFL2, whole genome shotgun sequence genome encodes the following:
- the LOC130934815 gene encoding pectinesterase inhibitor 1-like, with protein MAMDIKPSLLSFLVVLLFLLFAQSSNATNKIVEVNKICNTTIHPSFCSKILNSKPGGTNRADLITLVNYTIGVVRSNVTNTIRLIKSLIRNSTNTDAKDHYELCLKHFDYDEGALGEVEYAEKMLKAKDYQGVNVAASGVMATVDGCVFGDSPSDPVFPDHSSLPKYAEYVKQVADIICAICNYLKGIL; from the coding sequence atGGCCATGGATATCAAACCTTCGCTACTCTCTTTTCTAGTGGTGCTACTCTTCCTTTTGTTTGCTCAATCCTCAAATGCAACCAACAAAATTGTTGAAGTGAACAAAATTTGCAACACAACCATACACCCTTCATTTTGTTCAAAAATTCTAAACTCAAAACCCGGTGGTACAAACCGTGCAGATCTAATTACCCTTGTAAATTACACAATTGGTGTTGTTCGTTCCAACGTTACAAACACAATTCGTCTCATTAAGTCTCTAATAAGAAATTCAACTAATACAGATGCGAAAGATCATTACGAATTGTGTTTGAAACATTTCGATTATGACGAAGGCGCATTAGGCGAAGTGGAATACGCTGAGAAAATGCTGAAGGCGAAGGATTATCAAGGTGTTAATGTTGCTGCTTCTGGTGTTATGGCGACGGTTGATGGTTGTGTTTTTGGTGATTCACCAAGTGATCCTGTTTTTCCTGATCATTCTTCGCTACCGAAATATGCTGAATATGTGAAGCAAGTTGCGGATATTATTTGTGCCATTTGTAACTATTTGAAGGGTATTTTATAA